A segment of the Terribacillus aidingensis genome:
CAAACTCAGCATGCTGTCTCCCCCCGCAATATGTCTTAGTTCCATTTTATCGGAAAGGCTTCCAGTTTAATAGATAACGCATCAAAATGATCCTGCTTTTCTGTTATAATAGTACGAGTTTAATACCGTTTAGGAGGCTTTTACATATGTTGAAAAAGAACGCCCTTTATATACTCTTCCTTGGTATACTCTGTATCCTCGCGGGAATTGCTGTGATGATTTGGGCTAGTGATAAATTTTATTTAGGAATTGCTTTTGTTGTGCTTGGATTAGTGTATGGACTGGCTGGATTATTGCTGTACCGCAGATTGAGAAAAATAGCAGCGAAAAAGGCTGAGTCTAAAGAGTAATCGAAACAAAATAGCCTTTCGTGTGAACACTTTCTTGTAATTTCTATCGATTATAAATGGAGGAAAAGGCGAGGAAACTATCCATCAAAATAAAGCTGGAAATCTCCCCGTACGTTTCAGCAGGAATAGCTGTAGCGGCTAGTTACTTCACCATCAAGAAAATTCGCAGCTACTTAACCGCCTTGCTTTCACTAAGCTTGGCGGTTTTCATTTATCTTTAGTAAGGGAATAGTCCTACATGAAAATTTGGAGGACAGGTGATCAGATGGAGATGGAGAAGAAGTACTGGAAAGAAAGTGTTATCTACGAATTATATACCCGTAGCTTCAAAGACAGCAACGGAGACGGAATCGGTGATTTTGGCGGTATATTAGAAAAGATTGACTACTTGGAATATCTCGGAGTGGATACTGTTTGGCTTCCGCCAATCTATGTATCTGCCGATGTCGACCACGGCTATGATGTAAAGGATTTCAGAGCTATTCAGCCGGAGTACGGGACAATCGAACAATTCGATGTCTTACTGGCAGAGTTTCATCGTCGCGGCATTAAACTTGTGCTCGATATTGTCCCGAATCATACCTCCATTGAGCACGAGTGGTTCCAGCAAGCGAGATCTTCCAAGGATAATCCTTATCATGATTATTATATTTGGGAACAAGGAAATACTGATGGTTCCCCGCCTTCGAATTGGCGCTCCCATCTTGGACAACCTGTATGGACGTGGAACGAGCAGACAGAAGAATATTATTTGCATCTGTACAGTGATAAACAGCCTGATCTAAATTGGGATAACCCGCAAGTCCGCCAAGAAATATATGATATTATGCGTTTCTGGCTGGAAAAAGGAATAGACGGCTTCCGTATTGATGCAGTGAATGTCATCTCGAAGGATCGGCGTTACCCAGATTCTGACCAAGGGACCTTGCAGGCTAATGGTGAAGAATACTTTAAGAACGGTCCGCACATCCACGACTATCTGCATGAAATGAACAAAGAGCTGAAAAAGGATTTTGAATTCTTCACAGCAGGTGAAACTTCTGCCGTACATGATCACGATGTTCTTCGGTATACAAAGCCGGAGCGGGAAGAGTTGGACATGGTATTATCTGCTGAAGCATCTGAGCTCGCTGATCAGGATGAAGATAAATACAAGAGTAAGGACTGGACAGTACATGATTTCCGAGAGGTACTACGCAAATGGCAGAAGGATGTCGGTGACGGCGGAGGCTGGTTCGGCTTATATCTCAGCCATCATGATGCACCGCGAATGGTTTCTACCTTTGCAGATGATGGAGAATATCGGATTCCATCCGCAAAGCTATTAGCTACAATGCTGCATACTTTGCGCGGCACACCGTTCATTTTCCAGGGAGAAGAACTTGGAATGACCAACTATAACCATTTCGATTCTATTGATGAAATAGATGACCAGGAAGCACTCAGCTATTATGATTTGAAAGTGAACGAGCAAGGTGAGTCAGAAACGAAAATTATGGATCGGATACAGGAGAAGACACGTGACCATGCCAGAACCCCAATGCAGTGGGATACCTCTGATCATGCAGGGTTCACAATCGGCACACCTTGGCTTCCGGTCAATCCAAATCATAAAGAAATTAATGTGGAATCAGGTGTTGAGAATCCTGATTCCGTTCTGCAGTTTTATCGAAAACTAATTCGGCTGCGTAAAGAAAATTCCATAATGGTGTATGGGGAATTTGAGATTATCCTTAACGACCACGACCAAATCTTTGGGTATATACGCAGGCTCGATGATGAGGAATGGGTTATCCTGCTGAACATGACGGATGAAGAAGCACACTACGATATCCCCAGTGCATGTGTGGATGATTGGGATAACAAGCATTGTGTCATTAGTAATTATCCACATGTGGATAATCAAGATACATTAAGACCGTATGAAGCAATTGTGTATAAGTATGTAAAATAGTTGAGATATTATAAGAGGAGTGTCTGATAGACTCTCCTCTTAAGATATGAAAAAAATACTACTAATGTGTCAATTTCTTGACTTATCTAATTCAAAAGTTCATCATAAAGTTGTAGGATAATTTACCTAAACATAAATTCACTGGGGGTAACACATATGTCAACAATCGAAGGAAAAGTAGCAATCGTTACAGGAGCAGCATCTGGTATTGGTCTAGCAACTGCTGAAGCTTATGTAAATAAAGGCGGTAAAGTAGTCATTGCAGACTATAACGCTGAAGCAGGACAAAGAGAAACAGACAGACTGAAAGCAGCTGGCGGGGACGTTCTTTTCATCCAGTTCAACGCTGCTGAAGAAGATTCTATTAAAAATTTGATTGACCAAACAGTAGCACACTATGGTCAAGTTGATATTCTTGTAAACAACGCCGGTATTGGCGGCATGAGTGCAACGCATGAGCTATCTTATGAAGATTACCGTAAAGTAATCGCCATCAACCAAGATGGTATCTTCTTGGCTTCCAAATATGCTATCCAGGAAATGCTGAAATCAGGCGGCGGTGTCATCATCAATACATCTTCTGTTCTAGGCTTCGTTGCACAGCCTGGCGCGTTTTCTTACAACGCCAGCAAAGGTGCTGTTAACACATTGACTAAATCTCTTGCTGTGGAATATGGCGATAAAGGCATTCGTGTTAACGCTGTAAACCCAGGATTCGTTGAATCAGGAATGGTGAACAAAGAAGCTCTTGGCGACTTCTATGATGGACTTGTAGCGAAACACCCAATCGGCCGTCTTGGCAAAGCGGATGAGATCGCACACGCTATCGTATTCTTGACTGAAAACGACTTCGTAACTGGTGAAACGCTTGTAGTAGACGGCGGTTACCTAGCTCAGTAATATAAAAATGAAAGGAGAACAGCTAAGCTGTTCTCCTTTTTTAATCTATGCACTTTAGAACGTATATGAGTCGCCATCATTTGGTACGAACACATTTGTCTCCATACCTTTTTCATGACAAAAGTTTATCAATTCTTCCCTAGACAATGTCCAATGATTGACCGCTTCCATATGCACTGCAATAATCTTTGCATTGCTGGCTGCTTTGTAAACTTCATGGACGTCTTCTTTTCCCATTACCAGAGCTCCACCCTCTAAAAATTGATTGTCCCCAGCGTTCACAACTATAACCTCTGGCTTATGGTTATCGATTGTATTTCCAACTTCCTCGTACCAGACTGTATCGCCTGCAACATATAAGGGTTGTTCACTTTCATGCTTAAACACAACGCCGCAAACAAGCCCGGCCATCTTCAATACTTCCCCCCTGCCATGTTCACCTTTTGTTTTAACTAACTGGATACCTTCAAAGACAGTTTCATTCGTAAGTACTTCAACATTCTCGAAACCAGCTCTTTGGATCGCTTCTGCATCCTCTTCGTTTTGGGAGAATACCTTAATCTTTTTGGGTAACGCCTCTTTAGCTGCATCGTCCCAATGATCTAGATGAAGATGCGTCACAATAACTGCATCGATATCCTGTATGATACTATCGATAGAAAGCGGCAAGCTCACTAGGGGATTCTTTTGATCCAGCCTAAGTGAATTTGGAAAAGGCGGAAATACACCTTTGTGTGCTAACATAGGATCTATTAAAAACTTTTTACCTGCATATTCAACTACGATTGTTGCATTACGGATTTGCGTTATTTTCATTAAAAGTCCTCTCCTCTTTTTGTACTTATCTTAGCTCTATAAATATTCTATATAATGACCTACCTGCAGATACATACTCTAAATAAAGTCTTTTTTCTGGATGACTTTTTTTATGAAAGGAGTTAAACCATGTTAGACCAAACAGATTTGCAAATCCTGGAGGAACTGTCCAAGAACAGTCGTATTACCATGAAAGAATTAGGAGAAAAAGTCCATTTGACCAGTCCCGCTGCTTCGGCCAGAGTAGCAAAATTGGAGGATAGCGGAATCATTGAAGCTTATACAATACGAATTAATGACGTTAAAATGGGATTTTACATACATGCTTTTATTACTATCTTCACACAGAATACAAATCACAGGCCTTTTCTTTCCTTTACAGATGCACAAAAGGACTTTGTTATTCAGAACTACAAAATCAGCGGGGATGGCTGCTACCTTCTGGAATGTAAATTTCAGTCTAATGAAACGATGAATACATTTTTGGAAGAATTGAATCAGTATGCTAACTATAAACTCTCTATTGTCATAAATAAGAACACATAAAAAAGGTAACTGCACTGAAATTGCCCCAAAATAAAACACCTCCATTTATTCGGATATCAATAACTGTTTCCGAATTTGGAGGTGATTTAAATAAGATAATGAGGTAGAACTCATTATTGCTGGTTTTTCGTATTCTTCTATTCTCCAAAAAACTGATGGGCATATGTATTCCGAACAGACATAACCATTCCCAGCAGGATCATATTAGAAAATAAAGAACTCCCTCCATATGTCAAAAAAGGAAGGGCAATGCCTTTAACTGGCAACATCCCCTCTACCATACCTATGTTCTGCACTATTTGTATAGTAAGACTCAAAGCCAACCCGGCACAAATATACGTTCCGAATGGATCATTACTCTTTGAACCTATCTCTAAAATCCTGGTTATTAGTAGGAAAAAGAGCAATATAACAGCTGACCCTGTCAGAAATCCTCCCTCTTCCGCAATAGAAGCAAAGATAAAATCTGTATGCTTTTCCGGAACATACACGTTCCCTTCTTCTATTCCTTTCCCTGTAAGACCTCCTGTTCCAACTGCCAACACAGATCTTCTGCTTTGAAATGCTTGGTTGCTATTATCACTAGGATCCAGCCAACCTATTATTCTATCCTGCTGATGGGGTTTAAGCTTAGGTATCACATCATCATAAATAATCTCTGGTTTAAATAAAAATAAGAAAACAACCATACCGATTACAAGTAATGGTACCAATATGCCTATTGTTACTACAATTTTGTTAAGCTTTATCATCCCTAACATGGCCACGATTGCAAACATGTAAAGCATGACCATACCTGTATCTGGCTGTTGATAGACTAGTAAGCTCGGAGGAATCGTCACCAGTAATATTTTACCCAGTAGTAACAAATCCTCCTGTACTGTTCTGTTAAGGCGTTTTTCTTTAGTATCAGCTATCAATTTGGCTACCAATACAATCAAGCTAATTCGGAAAAACTCTGATGGCTGGATGGATCCTACAAAAGGAATACTGAACCATCTTTTCGCTCCGAGTATATTAGGCGCAATCGATTCAGGAGCGATAGTAAGAAACAATAGCGACAAAACTGAAACAATATAGAACGACCAAGCAAGCAAACGAAGCTGATTTAAATCCAATAGTCTGAACAATAACAGAAGAGTAAAGCCAATTATGTAGTTGATAAATTGCTTCTGTGCAAAATTCTGGCTGCCGAATTGTCCTCCAGACTGCGTACTAAAAATGAATAAAATACTGATTCCGCACAATAAACATAATATGATCATGATCAGTTTATCCAACTCACCCAATCGCAATTTCTTCCCAAACATAGTTAACGCCTTCTTTCCACGATAGGAATGCGGATTTGCTTGGCTTCCCGTGAGATCTGCAAAATAATTCCCATCGTAAACAGATTTACAATAAGAGAGGAACCACCATAACTAATAAAGGGCAATGGTATTCCTGTAATCGGTAAAAGGCCTGCAACTGCACCTAAGTTGAAAACCACTTGAACCATAATTTGAAACAAAAAACCAATCGTCAATAAAGTACCGAATGAATTCTTTGCATGTAATGCTATATAAACTCCTTTTATAAGGAGCCCGAAATAAAGGAAAAACACCACGGCCAACCCAAAAGTCCCCAATTCCTCCAATACAACAGCCATGATAAAATCTGTATGAGCTTCGGGAAGAAAACCGAGTTTCTGAATACCGCCTCCTACACCTTTTCCTAATACACCGCCTGAAGCAATGGCTTCATAGCCATTAATCAGCTGATAACCTTTACCATTTGGATCACTGAATGGATCCCGAAAGGATAAGATGCGCGCTAATCGATAAGGAGCAGATACAGCTAAATAAACCACAGCGCACGCACCAACTCCGACGATACCGAGCAGATGACGTTTCTTGACTCCCGCACACAACAGAATAAAGACACAAGGTATCGCTATAGATGTAGCAGTTCCTAGATCCGGCTGCATAAGAATGAGCAAGAATACCACCCCTAGCAGTAAGAGCGGCGGTAATAGCTCTTTACTGAAATTAGTAAGTGTCTTCTCTTTTTTTCCGTACACGGATGCAAAATAGACAACCATTGTGAATTTCACGAATTCTGCTGGCTGAAGGACGAGAGAACCTATTTGCAGCCAGCGCTGGGAATTATTCCGGACTTCTCCAAACCAAGGCGTAAGGACAAGTATGAGTAAAAGCCTCGATCCAATAATAAGAAGCGGAATCCATTTTTGATACAGCTTATAAGGCAGAAAAAAACCTATTGCCATAGCAAAGATTCCAATCAAAAACGATATCCATTGTCGATGAAAAAAGAAGTTTGAGACATTATATTTTATTGAACCTAATGAATAGCTAGCGCTATAAACCATGATCAATCCAAATAAACTAATACTTGTAATTAAAAAAAGTAACGTCTTGTCTAGCTCTTTTAATTTCGATAACATATCGAGCATCTCCAATTAAGCAAACTAAGTCATCTAGAAAAATACCGGCTTTCGCAATGATAGCGGTAGTGTTGACAATATGTCAACACTACCGCTGAATTTCTACCCCAACATTGACAAAACATCAACATTTCTATATGGTATCTTACTGAGAAAAAAGTCAGAAATAAATAGTGAGGAAAATTATTATGGATTTTTGGATTTTGCTATGCAAATATCTCTTTTTAGGTCTTGTTCAGGGAATATCCGAACCGATCCCAATCAGTTCAAGTGGACACTTGATTATTGCGCAGCATCTATTAGGTATAGAAGTAAAGGATTTAAGCTTTGAAGTAATCGTCAACACAGCTTCTCTTATTGCTGTG
Coding sequences within it:
- a CDS encoding Lrp/AsnC family transcriptional regulator, translated to MLDQTDLQILEELSKNSRITMKELGEKVHLTSPAASARVAKLEDSGIIEAYTIRINDVKMGFYIHAFITIFTQNTNHRPFLSFTDAQKDFVIQNYKISGDGCYLLECKFQSNETMNTFLEELNQYANYKLSIVINKNT
- the ftsW gene encoding putative lipid II flippase FtsW; translated protein: MLSKLKELDKTLLFLITSISLFGLIMVYSASYSLGSIKYNVSNFFFHRQWISFLIGIFAMAIGFFLPYKLYQKWIPLLIIGSRLLLILVLTPWFGEVRNNSQRWLQIGSLVLQPAEFVKFTMVVYFASVYGKKEKTLTNFSKELLPPLLLLGVVFLLILMQPDLGTATSIAIPCVFILLCAGVKKRHLLGIVGVGACAVVYLAVSAPYRLARILSFRDPFSDPNGKGYQLINGYEAIASGGVLGKGVGGGIQKLGFLPEAHTDFIMAVVLEELGTFGLAVVFFLYFGLLIKGVYIALHAKNSFGTLLTIGFLFQIMVQVVFNLGAVAGLLPITGIPLPFISYGGSSLIVNLFTMGIILQISREAKQIRIPIVERRR
- a CDS encoding FtsW/RodA/SpoVE family cell cycle protein, coding for MFGKKLRLGELDKLIMIILCLLCGISILFIFSTQSGGQFGSQNFAQKQFINYIIGFTLLLLFRLLDLNQLRLLAWSFYIVSVLSLLFLTIAPESIAPNILGAKRWFSIPFVGSIQPSEFFRISLIVLVAKLIADTKEKRLNRTVQEDLLLLGKILLVTIPPSLLVYQQPDTGMVMLYMFAIVAMLGMIKLNKIVVTIGILVPLLVIGMVVFLFLFKPEIIYDDVIPKLKPHQQDRIIGWLDPSDNSNQAFQSRRSVLAVGTGGLTGKGIEEGNVYVPEKHTDFIFASIAEEGGFLTGSAVILLFFLLITRILEIGSKSNDPFGTYICAGLALSLTIQIVQNIGMVEGMLPVKGIALPFLTYGGSSLFSNMILLGMVMSVRNTYAHQFFGE
- a CDS encoding MBL fold metallo-hydrolase; translated protein: MKITQIRNATIVVEYAGKKFLIDPMLAHKGVFPPFPNSLRLDQKNPLVSLPLSIDSIIQDIDAVIVTHLHLDHWDDAAKEALPKKIKVFSQNEEDAEAIQRAGFENVEVLTNETVFEGIQLVKTKGEHGRGEVLKMAGLVCGVVFKHESEQPLYVAGDTVWYEEVGNTIDNHKPEVIVVNAGDNQFLEGGALVMGKEDVHEVYKAASNAKIIAVHMEAVNHWTLSREELINFCHEKGMETNVFVPNDGDSYTF
- a CDS encoding SDR family NAD(P)-dependent oxidoreductase, giving the protein MSTIEGKVAIVTGAASGIGLATAEAYVNKGGKVVIADYNAEAGQRETDRLKAAGGDVLFIQFNAAEEDSIKNLIDQTVAHYGQVDILVNNAGIGGMSATHELSYEDYRKVIAINQDGIFLASKYAIQEMLKSGGGVIINTSSVLGFVAQPGAFSYNASKGAVNTLTKSLAVEYGDKGIRVNAVNPGFVESGMVNKEALGDFYDGLVAKHPIGRLGKADEIAHAIVFLTENDFVTGETLVVDGGYLAQ
- a CDS encoding alpha-glucosidase; this translates as MKIWRTGDQMEMEKKYWKESVIYELYTRSFKDSNGDGIGDFGGILEKIDYLEYLGVDTVWLPPIYVSADVDHGYDVKDFRAIQPEYGTIEQFDVLLAEFHRRGIKLVLDIVPNHTSIEHEWFQQARSSKDNPYHDYYIWEQGNTDGSPPSNWRSHLGQPVWTWNEQTEEYYLHLYSDKQPDLNWDNPQVRQEIYDIMRFWLEKGIDGFRIDAVNVISKDRRYPDSDQGTLQANGEEYFKNGPHIHDYLHEMNKELKKDFEFFTAGETSAVHDHDVLRYTKPEREELDMVLSAEASELADQDEDKYKSKDWTVHDFREVLRKWQKDVGDGGGWFGLYLSHHDAPRMVSTFADDGEYRIPSAKLLATMLHTLRGTPFIFQGEELGMTNYNHFDSIDEIDDQEALSYYDLKVNEQGESETKIMDRIQEKTRDHARTPMQWDTSDHAGFTIGTPWLPVNPNHKEINVESGVENPDSVLQFYRKLIRLRKENSIMVYGEFEIILNDHDQIFGYIRRLDDEEWVILLNMTDEEAHYDIPSACVDDWDNKHCVISNYPHVDNQDTLRPYEAIVYKYVK